From the genome of Arvicola amphibius chromosome 9, mArvAmp1.2, whole genome shotgun sequence, one region includes:
- the LOC119823818 gene encoding olfactory receptor 12D2-like, with protein sequence MPAWVGGWDKAISGGREVEEEDMWKPQEMGMQRDRKGCQRSSAAELGMRLRDWIWGNRGDKQIKEWNKGSGELRRLLDVGDVRAVDTCQGQLLTENGTSPKEEDSPQSQPLSNSPAAWGFSQCLPATWAFHTLILILLFCTQNKPSTSLNERNQRKLLLIAMSALTSVSQGVLLNHTLVTEFLLLGVTDIEELNPVLFVTFLTMYFVNVAGNGAILTIVILDPRLHSPMYFFLGNLACLDICYSTVTVPKMLENFLSTSKAISFLGCITQLHFFHFLGSTEALLLTVMAFDRFMAICKPLHYSFIMNRQVCIQMAFTIWAIPFLHALLHSIMTSRLNFCGSNHIHHFFCDVKPLLELACGNTELNRWLLNTLTGTIAIGLFFLTFLSYFYIITHLFLKTRSCSMLHKALSTCASHFMVVVIFYAPVLYIYISPASGSSLEEDRIIAVMYTVVTPALNPLIYSLRNKEVRGAFNRKIRIQL encoded by the exons ATGCCTGCTTGGGTTGGGGGCTGGGACAAAGCAataagtggggggagggaggtagaagaggaagaTATGTGGAAACCTCAGGAGATGGGAATGCAGAGGGACAGGAAAGGTTGCCAAAGAagttctgctgcagagctgggaatgAGATTGAGGGACTGGATCTGGGGGAACAGAG GAGACAAACAGATTAAggaatggaataaagggagtggtgagcTCAGG AGACTCCTAGATGTTGGAGATGTCAGAGCTGTGGATACCTGCCAAGGACAGCTGCTCACAGAGAATGGAACCAGCCCAAAGGAAGAG GATTCACCCCAGAGTCAGCCTCTGTCCAACTCTCCTGCAGCCTGGGGATTCTCTCAGTGCCTCCCAGCAACATGGGCCTTCCACACACTgattctcattcttctcttctgtaCACAGAATAAACCAAGCACATCTTTAAATGAAAGGAACCAGAGGAAGCTACTCCTTATAGCTATGTCTGCTCTGACAAGTGTATCTCAGGGAG tgttaTTGAATCACACCTTAGTCACTGAATTTCTCCTCTTGGGAGTGACAGACATAGAAGAATTGAACCCTGTTCTCTTTGTCACATTCcttaccatgtactttgtcaatGTGGCTGGGAATGGAGCCATCCTGACGATCGTCATCTTGGATCCAAGACTCCACTCACCTATGTATTTCTTCCTGGGAAACTTAGCGTGTCTAGATATCTGCTACTCCACCGTGACAGTGCCAAAGATGCTGGAGAACTTCCTCTCCACAAGCAAAGCAATTTCCTTTCTGGGATGCATAACCCAGCTTCATTTCTTCCACTTCCTGGGTAGCACAGAGGCCTTGCTACTGACAGTAATGGCATTTGATCGTTTCATGGCTATCTGCAAACCACTCCATTACTCTTTCATCATGAATCGTCAAGTCTGTATCCAGATGGCTTTCACCATTTGGGCTATTCCTTTTCTCCATGCTCTTCTTCACTCCATAATGACATCTCGTTTGAACTTTTGTGGTTCCAACCATATCCAtcatttcttctgtgatgttAAGCCATTACTGGAGCTGGCCTGTGGAAATACTGAACTCAACAGGTGGTTGCTTAATACTCTCACAGGGACCATTGCCATTGGTCTCTTCTTTCTCACGTTTCTCTCCTATTTCTACATTATCACCCACCTGTTTCTCAAGACCCGTTCTTGCAGCATGCTCCACAAGGCACTGTCCACCTGTGCCTCTCACTTCatggttgttgttattttctaTGCCCCTGTTCTCTACATCTATATCAGTCCTGCTTCAGGGAGTTCCCTGGAAGAGGACAGGATTATTGCCGTCATGTACACTGTGGTCACTCCTGCACTCAATCCACTTATATATAGTCTAAGGAACAAGGAAGTGAGGGGTGCTTTTAATAGGAAAATCAGAATACAGCTTTAA
- the LOC119823567 gene encoding olfactory receptor 12D3, protein MENATSVDGFLLLGLTSAHELQPIIFMTFLTIYLLNLVGNGVILMIIALERRLHSPMYFFLGNLSCLDICYSSVTLPKVLINLLSRHRTISFLGCIAQLHFFHFLGSTEAILLAVMAFDRFVAICSPLRYTAIMNPQLCILLAAMAWITSFFYALMHSVMTAHLNFCHSHKLNHFFCDVKPLLEVACGNTVLNQRLLSVVTGSISMGAFLLTLLSYFYIIAFLLFKNQSCRVLRKALSTCTSHFMVVCLFYGPVGFTYIRPATASAMSEDRVVAIIYSTVTPVLNPLIYTLRNKEVMLALKKIFGKKLFKDHQLHGGHQ, encoded by the coding sequence ATGGAGAATGCCACTTCGGTGGATGGGTTCCTCTTGCTTGGTCTGACCAGTGCCCATGAGCTGCAGCCCATCATTTTTATGACGTTCTTAACCATTTACTTGCTGAATTTGGTTGGAAATGGAGTGATATTAATGATCATCGCTTTGGAGAGAAGACTCCACTCCCCTATGTACTTCTTTCTAGGAAACCTTTCCTGCCTGGATATTTGTTACTCTTCGGTGACTCTCCCCAAGGTTCTCATCAACCTCCTTTCCAGGCACAGAACCATATCTTTCCTTGGCTGTATCGCCCAGCTACACTTCTTCCACTTTCTGGGAAGCACGGAGGCCATCTTGCTGGCTGTGATGGCCTTTGACCGTTTCGTGGCTATCTGCAGCCCACTTCGCTACACTGCTATCATGAATCCCCAGCTGTGCATCCTGTTAGCAGCTATGGCCTGGATCACCAGCTTCTTCTATGCTCTGATGCATTCTGTCATGACTGCTCACTTGAACTTTTGCCACTCTCACAAGCTCAATCACTTCTTCTGTGATGTCAAGCCCCTCTTAGAAGTGGCCTGCGGCAACACAGTGCTCAATCAGAGGCTCCTTTCTGTTGTTACGGGCAGCATATCCATGGGGGCTTTCCTCCTTACACTCCTCTCCTATTTCTACATcattgcctttcttcttttcaagaaCCAGTCCTGCAGAGTGCTACGAAAGGCTCTGTCAACGTGCACCTCCCACTTTATGGTGGTTTGTCTTTTCTATGGACCTGTTGGCTTCACATACATCCGCCCTGCCACAGCATCAGCCATGAGTGAGGATCGGGTGGTGGCCATCATCTATAGTACAGTCACCCCAGTGCTGAACCCCCTGATCTATACCCTTAGGAACAAAGAGGTGATGTTGGCTCTGAAGAAGATCTTTGGGAAAAAGTTGTTTAAAGACCACCAGTTGCACGGAGGACATCAATGA
- the LOC119824075 gene encoding olfactory receptor 5V1, whose amino-acid sequence MGGKNQTAPSEFIILGFSNLNKLQFLLFTSFFLTYICTLGGNVFIIVVTMADSHLHTPMYYFLRNLAFIDICYTTTNVPQMMVHLLSEKKTISYGGCVVQLFAFIFFVGSECLLLAAMAYDRYIAICKPLRYLFIMDKALCSWLAAACWTGGFLNSVVHTVLTFHLPFCGNNQINYFFCDIPPLLILSCGDTSINELALLSIGIFIGWTPFLCIILSYLSIIANILRIQSSEGRHKAFSTCASHLLTVLLYYGSAIFTYVRPISSYSLEKDRLISVLYSVVTPMLNPVIYTLRNKDIKKAVKTIGRKWRPPIFSSDM is encoded by the coding sequence ATGGGAGGAAAGAATCAAACAGCTCCATCTGAATTCATCATCTTGGGGTTCTCCAACCTGAATAAATTGCAGTTTTTACTCTTCACCAGCTTCTTTCTGACTTACATATGTACTTTGGGGGGGAATGTTTTTATCATCGTGGTGACCATGGCTGATTCTCACCTACATACGCCCATgtattattttctgagaaaccttgCCTTTATTGACATCTGCTACACCACTACTAATGTCCCCCAGATGATGGTGCATCTTTtgtcagagaagaaaacaatttccTACGGAGGCTGTGTGGTCCAACtctttgcattcattttctttgtaggCTCAGAGTGTCTCCTCCTGGCAGCAATGGCATACGACCGATACATTGCTATCTGCAAGCCCTTaaggtatttatttatcatgGACAAGGCCCTGTGCAGCTGGTTAGCAGCCGCATGCTGGACAGGTGGATTTCTCAACTCAGTGGTGCACACAGTTCTGACCTTCCACTTGCCCTTCTGTGGTAACAATCAGATCAATTATTTCTTCTGTGACATACCTCCTTTGCTGATCTTGTCTTGTGGGGATACGTCCATCAATGAACTGGCTTTGCTATCCATTGGGATCTTCATAGGTTGGACTCCTTTCCTGTGCATCATCCTTTCCTACCTTTCCATCATCGCCAACATCCTGAGGATCCAATCCTCTGAGGGGAGGCACAAAGCCTTTtctacctgtgcctcccacctgCTCACTGTTCTTCTCTATTATGGCAGTGCCATCTTCACATACGTGCGGCCCATCTCATCTTACTCTCTAGAGAAAGACAGATTGATCTCAGTGCTGTATAGTGTTGTCACCCCCATGCTGAACCCTGTAATTTATACACTGAGAAATAAGGATATCAAAAAGGCTGTGAAGACCATAGGGAGAAAATGGCGGCCACCCATCTTCTCTTCTGATATGTAA
- the LOC119823575 gene encoding olfactory receptor 1361-like codes for MNCSQAPGFVLLGLSRDREKWLPLFSIFLALYLLGLLGNLLLLLAIGANAHLHTSMYVFLSQLSLVDLCFISTTTPKMLEVLWTGDGSISFSGCLTQLYFFAVFADMDNLLLAVMAIDRYAAICHPLHYPLLMTSCRCGVLAAGSWGVAHCVSLAHTLLLSQLSFHNNQEIPHFFCDFGPLLQLSCSSTHLNETLMMTLAGVLGLSALLCIISSYGCIFFAVARVPSAQGKRKALATCSSHLSMVFLFYSTVFATYLKPPSDSHSSRAVVAAVMYTLVTPTLNPFIYSLRNKDVKSSLRKILHVEKSQD; via the coding sequence ATGAACTGCAGTCAGGCTCCAGGCTTTGTCCTTTTAGGACTTTCCAGAGACCGAGAGAAATGGCTGCCCCTCTTTAGCATCTTCCTAGCTCTCTACTTGCTGGGCCTCCTGGGGAACCTGCTACTTCTGTTAGCTATTGGTGCCAATGCTCACCTTCACACCTCTATGTatgtcttcctcagtcagctCTCCCTTGTGGATCTCTGTTTCATTAGTACTACAACCCCGAAAATGCTGGAGGTTTTGTGGACTGGCGATGGATCGATCTCGTTCTCGGGATGTCTGACTCAGTTGTACTTCTTTGCTGTTTTTGCAGACATGGATAACCTACTTCTGGCAGTCATGGCTATTGACCGCTATGCTGCTATCTGCCACCCACTGCACTACCCACTCCTAATGACGTCTTGCAGATGTGGGGTTCTGGCTGCTGGGTCGTGGGGAGTAGCTCATTGTGTGTCTCTGGCCCATACATTGCTGCTCTCCCAGCTATCTTTTCATAACAACCAAGAGATTCCtcattttttctgtgattttggtCCTCTCTTACAGCTTTCTTGCTCCAGTACCCACCTCAATGAGACCTTGATGATGACTTTGGCTGGCGTCTTAGGACTCAGTGCACTTCTCTGCATTATAAGTTCTTATGGTTGTATTTTCTTTGCTGTGGCTAGGGTGCCCTCAGCACAGGGAAAAAGGAAGGCCCTGGCCACATGCAGTTCTCACCTCTCTATGGTCTTCCTCTTCTACAGCACAGTTTTTGCCACATACCTGAAGCCTCCATCTGATTCTCACTCATCCAGGGCGGTGGTTGCTGCTGTCATGTATACCCTGGTAACTCCCACCCTGAATCCCTTCATTTATAGTCTGAGAAATAAGGATGTTAAGAGTTCATTGAGAAAGATCCTGCATGTGGAAAAGTCTCAGGATTAA